A window from Pseudonocardia cypriaca encodes these proteins:
- the rplW gene encoding 50S ribosomal protein L23: MIPDPRDILLAPVVSEKSYGLLEERQYTFVVAPDANKTEIKIAVEKVFGVKVLSVNTLNRPGKRKRTRTGYGKRKDTKRAIVTLSEESRTIDVFGGRAS; encoded by the coding sequence GTGATCCCCGATCCGCGGGACATCCTGCTCGCGCCGGTGGTGTCGGAGAAGAGCTACGGGCTGCTCGAGGAGCGCCAGTACACCTTCGTCGTCGCCCCGGACGCGAACAAGACCGAGATCAAGATCGCCGTGGAGAAGGTGTTCGGGGTCAAGGTGCTCAGCGTCAACACGCTGAACCGCCCGGGCAAGCGCAAGCGCACCCGCACCGGCTACGGCAAGCGCAAGGACACCAAGCGCGCCATCGTCACGCTCTCCGAGGAGAGCCGGACGATCGACGTGTTCGGCGGCCGGGCGAGCTGA
- the rplV gene encoding 50S ribosomal protein L22, with the protein MAETTETPAAAPARARAVARYVHMSPTKVRRVVALIKDRPVQEALDILRFSPQAAAQPLFKVVASAAANAENNLDLDPDTLVVAAAFADEGPTLKRIRPRAQGRAYRIRKRTSHITVEVESQPAKSGRGARGAKGRTR; encoded by the coding sequence GTGGCTGAGACCACCGAGACCCCTGCCGCCGCGCCCGCACGGGCGCGCGCGGTGGCGCGGTACGTGCACATGTCGCCCACCAAGGTGCGGCGGGTCGTGGCGCTGATCAAGGACCGCCCGGTCCAGGAGGCACTCGACATCCTGCGGTTCTCGCCGCAGGCAGCGGCCCAGCCGCTGTTCAAGGTCGTGGCGAGCGCCGCGGCCAACGCCGAGAACAACCTCGACCTGGACCCCGACACCCTCGTGGTGGCGGCGGCCTTTGCCGACGAGGGCCCGACGCTCAAGCGCATCCGGCCGCGGGCCCAGGGCCGCGCCTACCGGATCCGCAAGCGCACGAGCCACATCACCGTCGAGGTCGAGTCCCAGCCGGCGAAGTCCGGCCGGGGCGCCCGCGGTGCGAAGGGGAGGACCCGCTGA
- the rplB gene encoding 50S ribosomal protein L2, which produces MGIRKYKPTTPGRRGSSVSDFAEITRSTPEKSLIRPLHSKGGRNVHGRVTTRHQGGGHKRAYRLIDFRRNDKDGIPAKVAHIEYDPNRTSRIALLHYADGEKRYIIAPAKLKQGDTVEAGPRADIKVGNNLPLRNIPTGTVVHAIELRPGGGAKIARSAGSSVQLVAKDGPYAQLRMPSGEIRNVDVRCRATVGEVGNSEHSNINWGKAGRMRWKGKRPTVRGVAMNPVDHPHGGGEGKTSGGRHPVNPAGKPEGRTRRTKPSDKMIVRRRRTGKKR; this is translated from the coding sequence ATGGGCATCCGCAAGTACAAGCCGACGACCCCGGGTCGTCGTGGGTCGAGCGTCTCGGACTTCGCCGAGATCACGCGCTCGACGCCCGAGAAGTCGCTGATCCGCCCGCTGCACAGCAAGGGCGGCCGCAACGTGCACGGGCGGGTCACCACCCGGCACCAGGGCGGCGGCCACAAGCGCGCCTACCGCCTGATCGACTTCCGACGCAACGACAAGGACGGCATCCCGGCCAAGGTCGCTCACATCGAGTACGACCCGAACCGCACCAGCCGCATCGCACTGCTGCACTACGCCGACGGCGAGAAGCGCTACATCATCGCGCCGGCGAAGCTCAAGCAGGGCGACACGGTGGAGGCCGGTCCGCGCGCCGACATCAAGGTCGGCAACAACCTGCCGCTGCGCAACATCCCCACCGGCACCGTGGTGCACGCGATCGAGCTCCGCCCCGGTGGCGGCGCGAAGATCGCCCGTTCCGCGGGCTCCAGCGTCCAGCTGGTCGCCAAGGACGGTCCGTACGCGCAGCTGCGCATGCCGTCCGGGGAGATCCGCAACGTCGACGTGCGCTGCCGCGCCACTGTCGGCGAGGTCGGCAACTCCGAGCACTCCAACATCAACTGGGGCAAGGCGGGCCGCATGCGGTGGAAGGGCAAGCGCCCGACCGTCCGCGGTGTCGCGATGAACCCGGTCGACCACCCCCACGGTGGTGGTGAGGGCAAGACCTCCGGTGGTCGCCACCCGGTCAACCCCGCGGGCAAGCCCGAGGGCCGCACCCGCCGCACCAAGCCGTCCGACAAGATGATCGTCCGCCGGCGTCGCACCGGCAAGAAGCGCTGA
- the rplC gene encoding 50S ribosomal protein L3, with translation MTERKITGILGTKLGMTQVFDENNRVVPVTVVQAGPNVVTQVRTPETDGYKAVQLAYGAIDPRKVNKPRTGHFTKAGTTPRRHVVELRTADAGEYTVGQEITAEVFDAGAVVDVVGTSKGKGTAGVMKRHGFKGLGNSHGTQRKHRSPGSIGGCATPGRVFKGLRMAGRMGHARTTTQNLTVHRVDSDNGLLLIKGAVPGPRGGLLLVKTAAKGGVK, from the coding sequence ATGACCGAACGAAAGATCACCGGGATCCTGGGCACGAAGCTCGGGATGACCCAGGTCTTCGACGAGAACAACCGGGTGGTCCCGGTCACCGTGGTCCAGGCGGGCCCGAACGTGGTGACGCAGGTCCGCACGCCGGAGACCGATGGCTACAAGGCGGTGCAGCTCGCCTACGGCGCGATCGACCCGCGCAAGGTGAACAAGCCGCGCACCGGCCACTTCACCAAGGCGGGCACCACGCCGCGTCGCCACGTCGTCGAGCTGCGCACGGCCGACGCGGGTGAGTACACGGTCGGGCAGGAGATCACCGCAGAGGTGTTCGACGCCGGCGCCGTCGTGGACGTGGTGGGCACCAGCAAGGGCAAGGGCACCGCGGGTGTCATGAAGCGCCACGGCTTCAAGGGCCTCGGCAACAGCCACGGCACCCAGCGCAAGCACCGCTCGCCGGGCTCCATCGGCGGCTGCGCCACCCCGGGCCGGGTCTTCAAGGGCCTGCGGATGGCCGGCCGGATGGGCCACGCGCGCACCACCACGCAGAACCTCACGGTGCACCGCGTCGACTCCGACAACGGACTGCTGCTGATCAAGGGCGCCGTTCCCGGGCCCCGCGGCGGCCTCCTCCTCGTCAAGACGGCCGCGAAGGGTGGTGTCAAGTGA
- the rplP gene encoding 50S ribosomal protein L16: MLIPRKVKHRKQHRPHRTGMATGGTRVTFGDYGIQALEPAYITNRQIESARIAINRHIRRGGKVWINVFPDRPLTKKPAETRMGSGKGSPEKWVANIKPGRVVFEMSYPNEQTAREALRRAIHKLPMKCRIVTREGGDI, translated from the coding sequence ATGCTGATCCCACGCAAGGTCAAGCACCGCAAGCAGCACCGTCCGCACCGCACCGGCATGGCCACCGGCGGCACGCGGGTGACCTTCGGCGACTACGGCATCCAGGCGCTCGAGCCTGCCTACATCACCAACCGGCAGATCGAGTCCGCGCGTATCGCCATCAACCGGCACATCCGTCGTGGCGGCAAGGTCTGGATCAACGTGTTCCCGGACCGCCCGCTCACCAAGAAGCCCGCCGAGACCCGCATGGGTTCCGGTAAGGGTTCGCCGGAGAAGTGGGTCGCCAACATCAAGCCCGGCCGGGTCGTGTTCGAGATGAGCTACCCGAACGAGCAGACCGCTCGCGAGGCGCTGCGTCGCGCGATCCACAAGCTGCCCATGAAGTGCCGGATCGTTACCCGTGAAGGTGGTGACATCTGA
- the rpsC gene encoding 30S ribosomal protein S3, which translates to MGQKINPHGFRLGITTDWKSRWYADKQYAEYVKEDVEIRRMLSKGMERAGISKVEIERTRDRVRVDIHTARPGIVIGRRGAEADRIRGQLEKLTKKQVQLNILEVKNSESDAQLVAQAVAEQLSNRVAFRRAMRKGIQSAMRSPQVKGIRIQCSGRLGGAEMSRSEFYREGRVPLHTLRADIDYGLFEARTTFGRIGVKVWIYKGDVVGGRREGVAAAAAAPERPRRDRPQRRRSGASGTTGTSTEAGRAAAEQSSGGGTATATVENEQGGS; encoded by the coding sequence ATGGGTCAGAAGATCAACCCGCACGGGTTCCGGCTCGGCATCACCACCGACTGGAAGTCGCGCTGGTATGCCGACAAGCAGTACGCCGAGTACGTCAAGGAGGACGTCGAGATCCGCCGCATGCTCTCCAAGGGCATGGAGCGGGCCGGCATCTCCAAGGTCGAGATCGAGCGCACCCGGGACCGCGTGCGGGTGGACATCCACACCGCGCGCCCGGGCATCGTGATCGGCCGGCGTGGCGCCGAGGCCGACCGCATCCGCGGCCAGCTCGAGAAGCTGACCAAGAAGCAGGTCCAGCTCAACATCCTCGAGGTCAAGAACTCGGAGTCGGACGCGCAGCTCGTGGCCCAGGCGGTCGCCGAGCAGCTGTCCAACCGCGTGGCCTTCCGCCGTGCGATGCGCAAGGGCATCCAGTCCGCCATGCGAAGCCCGCAGGTGAAGGGCATCCGGATCCAGTGCTCCGGCCGCCTCGGTGGCGCGGAGATGTCGCGTTCGGAGTTCTACCGCGAGGGTCGCGTGCCGCTGCACACGCTGCGCGCCGACATCGACTACGGCCTGTTCGAGGCCCGCACCACGTTCGGCCGCATCGGCGTCAAGGTGTGGATCTACAAGGGTGACGTCGTCGGTGGCCGTCGTGAGGGCGTCGCCGCAGCGGCGGCCGCCCCGGAGCGTCCGCGCCGCGACCGTCCGCAGCGCCGCCGCTCGGGTGCGTCGGGCACCACCGGCACGAGCACCGAGGCCGGGCGCGCCGCAGCCGAGCAGTCGTCGGGTGGCGGCACCGCCACCGCCACCGTCGAGAACGAGCAGGGTGGGAGCTGA
- the rpsS gene encoding 30S ribosomal protein S19, with the protein MPRSLKKGPFVDDHLLKKVDALNESGKKTVIRTWSRRSTIIPDMIGHTIAVHDGRKHVPVFVSDAMVGHKLGEFAPTRTFRGHIKDDRKARRR; encoded by the coding sequence ATGCCGCGCAGCCTGAAGAAGGGCCCGTTCGTGGACGACCACCTGCTCAAGAAGGTGGACGCCCTCAACGAGTCGGGCAAGAAGACGGTGATCAGGACCTGGTCCCGTAGGTCAACCATCATCCCGGACATGATCGGCCACACGATCGCGGTGCACGACGGCCGCAAGCACGTGCCGGTCTTCGTCTCCGACGCGATGGTGGGGCACAAGCTCGGGGAGTTCGCGCCCACGCGCACCTTCCGGGGCCACATCAAGGACGACCGCAAGGCGCGCAGGCGCTGA
- the rpsJ gene encoding 30S ribosomal protein S10: MAGQKIRIRLKAYDHEAIDASARKIVETVTRTGARVVGPVPLPTEKNIYCVIRSPHKYKDSREHFEMRTHKRLIDILDPTPKTVDALMRIDLPASVDVNIQ, translated from the coding sequence ATGGCGGGACAAAAGATCCGCATCAGGCTCAAGGCCTATGACCACGAGGCCATCGACGCCTCCGCGCGCAAGATCGTCGAGACGGTCACGCGCACGGGCGCTCGGGTCGTCGGGCCAGTGCCTCTGCCGACGGAGAAGAACATCTACTGCGTCATCCGTTCGCCGCACAAGTACAAGGACTCGCGCGAGCACTTCGAGATGCGCACGCACAAGCGGCTGATCGACATCCTCGACCCGACGCCGAAGACGGTCGACGCGCTCATGCGCATCGACCTTCCGGCCAGCGTCGACGTCAACATCCAGTAG